The Flavobacterium psychrophilum genome includes a region encoding these proteins:
- a CDS encoding cytidylate kinase, whose protein sequence is MDKKITIAIDGFSSTGKSTLAKQLARQLGYVYVDTGAMYRAVTLYAMRSNFISEGNFDKQALIDSLDKITLRFLYNPDLEFAEMYLNDENVEKEIRTLGVSQLVSLVAEVPQVRAKLVEQQKHMGESKGVVMDGRDIGTVVFPNAELKIFMNSAPGVRAQRRFKELVELGQEVTYEDVYKNVIDRDYIDTHREDSPLVKADDAIEMDNSYINKREQLEKVLLLAREILN, encoded by the coding sequence TTGGATAAAAAAATCACCATAGCTATAGACGGTTTCTCTTCAACAGGTAAAAGCACGCTGGCAAAACAGCTGGCACGACAACTTGGTTATGTATATGTAGATACAGGTGCGATGTATCGTGCCGTTACGTTATACGCCATGAGAAGTAATTTTATATCTGAAGGTAATTTTGATAAGCAGGCACTTATTGACAGCCTTGATAAAATTACACTCCGCTTTTTATACAATCCCGACCTTGAGTTTGCAGAAATGTATCTTAACGACGAAAACGTAGAGAAAGAAATTCGTACACTGGGCGTTTCTCAACTTGTGAGCCTTGTGGCAGAAGTGCCGCAGGTACGCGCCAAACTGGTTGAACAGCAAAAACACATGGGCGAAAGCAAAGGCGTTGTTATGGATGGCAGGGATATAGGTACTGTTGTTTTTCCGAACGCCGAGCTCAAAATATTCATGAATTCTGCACCGGGCGTTCGTGCCCAAAGGCGTTTTAAAGAATTGGTAGAGCTTGGGCAGGAAGTTACTTACGAAGATGTGTATAAAAATGTAATTGACCGTGATTATATTGATACGCACCGTGAAGATTCTCCTTTGGTTAAAGCGGATGATGCTATAGAGATGGATAACTCGTATATCAATAAGCGTGAGCAACTTGAAAAAGTATTGCTTCTTGCCAGGGAAATATTAAATTAA
- a CDS encoding DNA lyase: MDLFNEGTDWPKALKPLIAEYKGKEHPLHYKNIYQLLVMVVLAAQDSDANINKVTVDFFKKFPDMKALSKANSAELHEYLAKVRFNGNKIAWLQEIAETVKEDKNIPKTMKELVALKGVGRKSANVIMREAGVNAEGILVDLHVLRVAPRLGITTDGDATKIEKQLMQKLPKDMWGEVGMALSFLGREICRPTNPKHSECILSNVCEYCQKHKS; the protein is encoded by the coding sequence ATGGATCTCTTTAACGAAGGCACCGACTGGCCAAAAGCTTTAAAACCACTGATTGCTGAATATAAGGGCAAGGAGCATCCATTGCACTACAAAAACATCTACCAATTACTGGTTATGGTTGTCTTGGCTGCACAGGATAGTGATGCCAATATAAATAAAGTAACGGTTGACTTCTTTAAAAAATTTCCTGACATGAAAGCTTTATCGAAAGCCAATAGTGCTGAATTGCATGAATACCTCGCCAAAGTACGTTTCAACGGAAATAAAATTGCCTGGCTTCAGGAAATTGCAGAAACTGTTAAAGAAGATAAGAATATCCCTAAAACAATGAAAGAGCTTGTTGCCCTCAAAGGTGTAGGCAGAAAATCTGCCAACGTCATAATGCGGGAAGCGGGCGTAAATGCAGAAGGCATTTTAGTAGATCTTCATGTACTTCGTGTTGCACCCCGCCTTGGTATTACTACTGATGGTGACGCCACAAAGATTGAAAAACAATTGATGCAAAAACTTCCGAAAGATATGTGGGGAGAAGTTGGTATGGCACTTTCATTCCTTGGACGTGAAATTTGCAGGCCAACAAACCCGAAACACAGCGAATGTATACTTAGCAATGTTTGCGAATATTGCCAAAAACATAAATCATAG
- a CDS encoding peptidase M48, whose product MKKSVFALSALLLATVFACSTNPFTGKKDLNFVSNDQIFPTAFQQYDQFLKENKVIKGTADAQRVVTVGQKIKAAAEKYLNANGYQGYLNGYEWEYNLVQDPAVNAWCMPGGKIVVYTGILPVTKDDAGLATVMGHEVAHALVNHGAQRMSASQLQEIGAAGVQAATAGKSAAAQNIYMQAYGITSEYGGMLPFSRKHENEADEIGLTLMAIAGYNPDKAVEFWQRMEANAGGAAPPEFMSTHPSGSTRIANIKSLAPNAKAQAAKFGVKF is encoded by the coding sequence ATGAAGAAAAGTGTTTTTGCACTGTCTGCTCTTTTGCTGGCTACGGTATTTGCCTGTAGCACAAACCCTTTTACAGGTAAAAAGGATCTGAACTTTGTGTCTAACGACCAAATATTTCCAACTGCGTTTCAGCAGTACGACCAATTTTTAAAAGAGAATAAAGTAATAAAGGGTACTGCCGACGCACAACGCGTGGTGACAGTAGGCCAAAAGATCAAGGCTGCTGCCGAAAAATACCTTAATGCTAATGGTTATCAGGGATATCTTAATGGTTACGAATGGGAATATAACCTGGTTCAGGACCCTGCAGTAAATGCATGGTGTATGCCGGGCGGTAAGATTGTAGTATACACAGGTATATTGCCAGTTACTAAAGATGATGCCGGGCTTGCTACTGTAATGGGGCACGAGGTTGCTCACGCATTGGTAAACCATGGTGCACAACGTATGAGTGCTTCCCAGCTTCAGGAAATTGGTGCTGCGGGTGTTCAGGCGGCGACAGCAGGTAAGAGTGCAGCAGCACAAAACATATACATGCAGGCCTATGGTATTACCAGCGAATATGGCGGAATGCTGCCATTTAGCCGTAAGCATGAAAACGAAGCCGATGAAATTGGCCTTACCCTTATGGCTATTGCAGGATACAATCCGGATAAAGCAGTTGAGTTTTGGCAGAGGATGGAAGCTAATGCCGGAGGTGCTGCACCACCGGAGTTTATGAGTACGCACCCGTCAGGTTCAACAAGGATTGCAAATATTAAAAGCCTTGCTCCAAATGCAAAAGCGCAAGCTGCCAAATTTGGTGTGAAGTTTTAA
- a CDS encoding penicillin-binding protein has translation MFKKTFIYLFLFYTALSFSQIGGKYTYQFLNLVTSPRQAALGGKVITLHDYDVNQGIFNPATINPEMDNHLSANYGNYYGEVAYGTAAYAYTWDRHVQTFHVGVNYVDYGNFEGRDETGLLTGDFTGSELALSLGYAYNVPYTDLYLGVNAKIISSTLETYNSLGAAVDIGALYKDEDNDINYALVIRNAGTQITTYAGTQEKLPLEIIAGISQEMENVPLRWHLTLENLQQWNIAFSNPNRAEQGIDGGSTEEKVSFFNNALRHVIVGAEFLPGKSFNLRVGYNFRRAEELRIVDKRSFSGISAGIGIRFGKLRFDYSYSRYTLAANTSLFGLMLNLQ, from the coding sequence ATGTTCAAAAAAACGTTTATTTATCTTTTTCTGTTTTACACCGCTTTGTCTTTCAGTCAGATAGGAGGTAAATATACATATCAGTTCTTAAACCTGGTAACTTCGCCGCGTCAGGCTGCCCTGGGCGGAAAAGTTATTACATTGCATGATTATGATGTAAACCAGGGGATTTTTAACCCTGCTACCATCAATCCCGAGATGGACAACCATCTTTCTGCCAACTACGGTAACTATTATGGAGAAGTAGCTTATGGTACTGCTGCATATGCCTACACCTGGGACAGGCATGTGCAAACGTTTCATGTGGGTGTTAACTATGTAGACTATGGTAACTTTGAAGGCCGCGATGAAACCGGACTTTTAACCGGAGATTTTACGGGTAGCGAACTTGCCCTGTCTTTGGGATATGCCTACAATGTGCCTTATACCGATTTATACCTGGGCGTAAATGCTAAAATAATATCATCTACTCTTGAAACCTATAATTCATTAGGTGCCGCTGTAGACATCGGTGCGCTCTATAAAGATGAAGATAACGACATCAATTATGCGCTTGTAATTCGAAATGCAGGAACGCAGATTACCACCTATGCGGGTACTCAGGAAAAACTTCCATTAGAAATTATAGCCGGTATATCTCAGGAAATGGAAAATGTTCCGCTTCGCTGGCATCTAACTCTGGAAAACCTTCAGCAATGGAATATTGCTTTTTCTAACCCTAACCGTGCCGAACAGGGTATAGACGGTGGAAGTACAGAAGAAAAAGTATCGTTTTTTAATAATGCATTACGCCACGTAATTGTGGGGGCCGAATTTTTACCGGGCAAAAGCTTTAATCTTCGTGTAGGCTATAACTTTAGAAGGGCGGAAGAACTTCGTATTGTAGACAAAAGAAGTTTTTCGGGAATTTCGGCAGGTATAGGCATAAGATTTGGTAAATTGCGCTTTGATTATTCGTATTCAAGGTACACGCTCGCAGCAAATACAAGCCTGTTTGGCCTAATGCTTAATTTACAATAA
- a CDS encoding methionine sulfoxide reductase B — protein sequence MKNYNIEKSEAEWKQELGLERYKILREKGTEFPHSGKYNLAFDKGTYCCGACGEALFESDSKFQSSCGWPSFDESIPGKVEYIKDTTHGMLRTEILCANCGSHLGHVFDDGPTETGQRYCVNSLSVDLKQE from the coding sequence ATGAAAAATTATAATATAGAGAAATCCGAAGCTGAGTGGAAACAAGAACTTGGCCTTGAACGATACAAGATATTACGCGAAAAAGGAACTGAATTTCCACATTCAGGAAAATATAACCTTGCTTTTGATAAAGGTACCTATTGTTGCGGTGCTTGCGGCGAAGCACTTTTTGAAAGTGATTCTAAGTTTCAATCCAGTTGTGGATGGCCGTCTTTTGATGAGTCTATCCCAGGAAAGGTAGAATATATAAAGGACACTACCCATGGAATGCTGAGAACAGAAATACTTTGCGCTAACTGCGGGAGTCATTTAGGACATGTATTTGATGATGGCCCTACCGAAACGGGACAACGCTACTGTGTAAATTCTCTTTCTGTTGACCTAAAGCAAGAGTAA
- a CDS encoding Lon protease — MANQKILNIDSLSLQELDTDAELIPLMTPEDEEEMNNELLPEILPILPLRNMVLFPGVVIPITAGRDKSIKLINDANAGGKIIGVVAQKDESVEEPGIEDINTVGTVARILRVLKMPDGNTTVILQGKKRFEIDQVITDEPYLQATVKEVPEDRPEDTEAEFTTIIESIKELAIQIIKESPNIPTEATFAIKNIESNSFLVNFVSSNMNLTVKEKQDLLATNDLKERALETLRYMNLELQKLELKNDIQSKVRFDLDQQQREYFLHQQMKTIQEELGGVSHDQEIDDLRQKGKAKKWNDKVKTQFDKEVAKLQRMNPQAAEYGTQRNYLELMLDLPWNEFSKDNFDLKRAEKVLHRDHYGLDDVKKRIIEHLAVLKLRKDMKSPILCLYGPPGVGKTSIGKSVAEALGREYIRISLGGLRDEAEIRGHRKTYIGAMPGRILQSLKKAGTSNPVFVLDEIDKLSVSNTGDPSSALLEVLDPEQNSEFYDNFLELGFDLSKVMFIATSNNLSTIQPALRDRMEIINMTGYTIEEKIEIAKKHLVPKQIKEHGLEAKDIVIGKKQIEKIVVGYTRESGVRGLEKQIAKVVRNVAKCIAMEEEYNVKITDEDIIKILGAPKMERDKYENNEVAGVVTGLAWTSVGGDILFIESIISKGKGHMTMTGNLGTVMKESTTIALEYIKANAELLGISPEVISNYNVHIHVPEGATPKDGPSAGVAMLTSLVSTFTQKRIRKHLAMTGEITLRGRVLPVGGIKEKILAAKRANIKEIILCYENKRDIDEIKPEYLEGLTFHYVKEMSEVIKYAITDQKVKNAKTL; from the coding sequence ATGGCTAATCAGAAAATATTAAATATTGACAGTTTGTCACTTCAGGAGCTTGACACTGATGCGGAACTTATTCCGCTAATGACTCCTGAAGATGAAGAAGAAATGAATAACGAATTACTACCTGAAATCCTGCCGATACTGCCTTTGCGTAATATGGTTTTGTTTCCGGGTGTTGTAATTCCCATCACTGCGGGCAGGGATAAGTCGATTAAGCTTATTAACGATGCTAACGCAGGCGGTAAAATTATCGGGGTAGTTGCCCAAAAAGATGAAAGTGTAGAAGAACCGGGTATTGAAGATATTAATACAGTTGGTACTGTGGCGCGCATTCTTCGTGTGCTAAAAATGCCGGATGGTAATACTACAGTGATACTTCAGGGTAAAAAACGCTTTGAGATCGATCAGGTAATTACCGATGAACCGTATTTACAGGCTACTGTAAAAGAAGTTCCTGAAGACAGGCCGGAAGATACTGAAGCCGAGTTTACCACTATCATAGAATCTATTAAGGAACTGGCGATACAAATTATTAAGGAGAGTCCAAATATTCCTACTGAGGCTACTTTTGCCATCAAGAATATCGAGAGCAACTCTTTCCTTGTAAATTTTGTGTCAAGTAACATGAACCTTACAGTTAAGGAAAAGCAGGATCTTCTTGCTACGAACGACCTTAAGGAGCGTGCACTGGAAACCCTTCGTTATATGAATTTAGAGCTTCAGAAACTGGAGCTTAAAAATGATATACAAAGCAAAGTTCGCTTTGACCTTGATCAGCAGCAGCGTGAATATTTCCTTCATCAGCAGATGAAAACCATTCAGGAAGAACTGGGCGGTGTTTCTCATGATCAGGAAATTGATGACCTGCGTCAAAAGGGTAAGGCTAAAAAATGGAACGATAAGGTTAAAACACAGTTTGATAAAGAAGTTGCCAAGCTGCAGCGTATGAATCCGCAGGCGGCAGAATACGGAACACAGCGTAACTATCTTGAACTGATGCTGGACCTGCCGTGGAATGAGTTTTCTAAAGATAACTTCGACCTTAAACGTGCAGAGAAAGTATTACACCGTGACCATTACGGGTTGGACGATGTTAAAAAACGTATTATAGAACACCTTGCGGTACTTAAGCTGCGTAAGGATATGAAATCGCCAATATTATGTCTTTACGGCCCTCCGGGAGTTGGTAAAACATCTATCGGTAAATCGGTTGCCGAAGCGCTGGGCAGGGAGTACATTCGTATTTCTCTGGGTGGTCTTCGTGACGAAGCAGAAATAAGAGGGCACAGGAAAACTTACATCGGCGCAATGCCGGGAAGGATATTACAGAGCCTTAAAAAAGCAGGTACATCGAACCCTGTTTTTGTACTTGACGAGATAGATAAACTTAGTGTTAGCAATACGGGAGATCCTTCTTCTGCTTTACTTGAAGTATTAGACCCGGAGCAAAACTCTGAGTTTTATGACAACTTCCTGGAACTAGGTTTCGACCTGTCTAAAGTTATGTTCATAGCTACATCAAATAACCTTTCTACGATTCAGCCAGCACTTCGTGACAGGATGGAGATTATTAACATGACAGGTTATACGATAGAAGAGAAAATAGAGATTGCTAAAAAGCACCTTGTTCCGAAACAAATTAAAGAACACGGACTTGAGGCCAAAGATATTGTTATAGGCAAAAAACAAATTGAGAAAATTGTTGTTGGCTATACACGCGAGTCGGGTGTAAGGGGACTTGAAAAACAAATTGCAAAAGTAGTTCGTAATGTCGCCAAATGCATTGCAATGGAAGAGGAATACAACGTGAAAATTACTGACGAGGATATTATAAAAATACTTGGCGCACCAAAAATGGAACGTGACAAGTATGAAAATAATGAAGTTGCCGGTGTTGTAACCGGACTTGCATGGACAAGCGTTGGCGGGGATATTCTTTTCATAGAATCTATCATTTCTAAAGGTAAAGGGCATATGACCATGACCGGTAACCTGGGTACAGTTATGAAAGAGTCGACCACCATTGCGTTAGAATATATCAAAGCAAATGCAGAGCTTTTAGGTATTAGTCCTGAGGTTATAAGTAATTATAACGTTCATATTCACGTGCCGGAAGGTGCAACGCCTAAAGACGGGCCAAGTGCAGGTGTTGCCATGCTAACATCGCTTGTTTCTACCTTTACACAAAAAAGGATAAGGAAACATCTTGCTATGACAGGTGAAATCACCCTTAGAGGGCGCGTATTGCCTGTGGGTGGTATTAAGGAAAAGATTCTGGCTGCCAAAAGAGCGAATATCAAGGAGATTATTTTGTGTTACGAAAACAAGCGTGATATAGACGAGATTAAACCGGAATACCTTGAAGGGCTTACATTCCATTATGTGAAAGAGATGAGCGAGGTAATAAAATATGCAATTACCGACCAGAAAGTAAAAAACGCAAAAACACTTTAA
- a CDS encoding nucleoside permease: MGIKLRLIVMNFFQFYIWGSWLISLGNYMGGNLGFSGLQIGSVYTTMGVASLFMPGLLGIVADRWLNAERVLGLCHIIGAVFLLYASKLTNFSAFYLAMLFHSFLYMPTIALNNAVSYAVLEKNGKNIVTDFPPIRVWGTVGFVLAMWTVDILGWTQSPFQLYVSAGAALFLGLYAFTMPAVKPSPAGGKKSLPSALGLDAFVLFKQKRMAIFFVFAMLLGAALQITNAFGGPFLDDFKTTHPDSFAVEHPNLLLSISQISETLFILSIPFFLNRFGIRRIMLFSMIAWALRFGFFAFGDPDSRLWLLIFSMVIYGMAFDFFNISGSLFVEREASPAIRASAQGLFMIMCNGVGAFMGGFASGWVVDHFTVNGVKDWQGIWLTFAIYAVVLAVVFMLVFKEVKNKVVPVSE; encoded by the coding sequence ATGGGTATAAAACTGCGCCTTATAGTCATGAATTTTTTCCAGTTTTATATCTGGGGTTCGTGGCTAATATCGTTAGGCAATTACATGGGAGGAAATTTAGGCTTTAGCGGCCTGCAAATTGGCAGTGTGTATACCACTATGGGTGTAGCCTCACTATTCATGCCCGGCCTTTTAGGTATAGTGGCAGACCGTTGGCTAAATGCCGAAAGGGTATTGGGTCTTTGCCATATAATAGGGGCGGTTTTTTTGCTCTATGCTTCTAAACTTACCAATTTTTCAGCCTTTTACCTGGCTATGCTTTTTCATTCATTTCTGTACATGCCAACTATTGCACTTAATAATGCGGTATCGTATGCTGTACTGGAAAAGAACGGCAAAAACATTGTTACCGACTTTCCGCCGATTCGCGTATGGGGTACGGTGGGTTTTGTGTTAGCGATGTGGACTGTTGATATACTTGGGTGGACACAGAGTCCGTTTCAATTGTACGTAAGTGCAGGCGCAGCATTGTTCTTAGGCTTGTATGCCTTTACAATGCCTGCAGTAAAACCTTCACCTGCGGGAGGTAAAAAGAGCTTGCCTTCGGCGCTGGGGCTGGATGCTTTTGTGCTTTTTAAGCAAAAGCGAATGGCTATATTTTTTGTCTTTGCTATGCTGTTAGGAGCGGCATTACAAATAACCAATGCTTTTGGAGGGCCTTTTCTGGACGATTTTAAAACAACCCATCCCGATTCATTTGCGGTAGAACATCCAAATTTACTGCTATCCATATCACAGATATCAGAAACCTTATTTATACTTTCTATACCTTTTTTTCTGAACCGTTTTGGTATAAGGCGCATAATGTTGTTTAGCATGATAGCCTGGGCACTGCGTTTCGGCTTTTTTGCCTTTGGAGATCCCGATAGCAGGTTGTGGCTTTTGATATTTTCTATGGTGATTTACGGTATGGCGTTCGATTTCTTCAATATATCGGGGTCGCTTTTTGTGGAGCGGGAAGCCAGCCCAGCCATACGTGCCAGCGCACAGGGATTGTTTATGATAATGTGCAACGGGGTAGGAGCCTTTATGGGCGGGTTTGCCAGTGGCTGGGTAGTAGACCATTTTACAGTAAATGGTGTTAAAGACTGGCAGGGTATCTGGCTTACTTTTGCTATATATGCGGTTGTACTGGCTGTTGTGTTTATGCTTGTTTTTAAGGAAGTTAAAAATAAAGTAGTCCCGGTTTCCGAGTAA
- a CDS encoding MFS transporter permease: protein MAQLEKGSKKLLNAWAFYDWANSVYSLVIASAIFPIFYDLIFELKGIKHIAVFGTSMKSTALISFVTAFAFLVVAFISPLLSGIADYVGNKKSFLKLFCYIGAISCIGLYWFDLDNIYWSLVCYFFGLIGFWGSLVFYNSYLPDIAFPDQQDAVSARGYSMGYIGSVILLIINLAMVMSVEDSEKEQMMRYSFVSVGIWWIVFSQYTYYYLPKGTKEGKKVTGDVIFNGFRELRKVWAQLKQNITLKRYLGGFFVYSMAVQTVMLVATYFGAEEIEWGEGGAKQMGLIVSILLIQLIAVAGAVITSKLSAKYGNIKTLIGINCIWAVICICAFFVTQPIEFYVTAAFVGLVMGGIQSLSRSTYSKFLPETTDTASFFSFYDVTEKIGIVIGMLLYGAIDQIFGSMRYSVVFLTIFFIMGIFLLLRVEKKR from the coding sequence ATGGCACAATTAGAAAAAGGCAGCAAAAAGCTGCTTAATGCATGGGCTTTCTACGACTGGGCGAACTCAGTTTACAGTCTTGTTATCGCTTCGGCAATATTTCCCATTTTTTATGATCTCATTTTTGAACTTAAGGGAATAAAGCACATCGCTGTTTTTGGCACTTCTATGAAAAGCACCGCGCTTATAAGTTTTGTAACGGCATTTGCCTTTTTAGTTGTAGCTTTTATTTCCCCGCTTCTTTCAGGTATTGCAGATTATGTGGGAAATAAGAAAAGCTTTCTTAAACTATTTTGCTACATAGGTGCGATATCATGCATTGGTCTATACTGGTTTGATCTTGACAATATTTACTGGAGCCTTGTTTGCTACTTTTTTGGACTGATAGGATTTTGGGGTAGCCTTGTGTTTTACAACTCGTATCTGCCGGATATTGCATTTCCCGATCAGCAGGATGCGGTAAGCGCACGCGGATATTCAATGGGATATATTGGTAGTGTTATCTTGCTTATCATCAATCTTGCGATGGTAATGTCGGTAGAAGATTCGGAGAAAGAGCAGATGATGCGTTACTCATTTGTATCAGTAGGTATATGGTGGATCGTATTTAGCCAGTATACGTATTACTATCTGCCGAAAGGCACTAAAGAAGGCAAAAAAGTAACAGGAGATGTAATTTTTAACGGTTTTAGGGAGTTAAGAAAAGTCTGGGCACAGCTAAAGCAGAATATCACGCTTAAAAGATATCTTGGAGGTTTCTTTGTTTACAGTATGGCCGTACAGACAGTTATGCTTGTTGCAACCTATTTTGGTGCAGAAGAAATAGAGTGGGGTGAAGGCGGTGCGAAACAGATGGGGCTTATTGTGAGCATCCTTCTTATTCAGCTTATTGCCGTTGCCGGTGCTGTAATTACATCGAAACTTTCAGCGAAATATGGTAATATAAAAACGCTTATCGGAATTAACTGTATATGGGCCGTAATATGTATATGTGCCTTTTTTGTAACACAGCCGATAGAATTTTATGTTACAGCTGCTTTTGTAGGTCTGGTTATGGGAGGGATACAATCGCTATCGCGTTCTACCTATTCTAAGTTTTTGCCGGAGACTACAGATACAGCTTCGTTCTTTAGTTTTTATGATGTTACAGAAAAGATAGGTATTGTTATAGGTATGCTTTTATATGGTGCTATCGATCAGATATTTGGCAGCATGCGTTATTCTGTAGTATTTTTAACAATATTCTTTATAATGGGAATATTTTTACTGTTAAGAGTAGAGAAAAAGAGGTAG
- a CDS encoding alpha/beta hydrolase, which translates to MSNTPKKHRQSLRIPKPILITVKILEVTSPRLAAKFAIKLFTTPIKYKLPKREEEMDANSKQEQVYIPALDKTITVYHYGDSNRKVLLVHGWSGRGTQLRSIADRLLKNGYSTVSFDAPAHGKSGSKTSDMTEFIACILELEKQFGPFEYAIGHSLGAMAVLNAIKRGLKVHKAVTIGSGDIVKDIMDDFSEKLGMNIATGKLMIRLFEKKFNETINNYSAYIAAKDVTIPVLVIHDKDDGDVPSSAAHHIAEHLANAELMITEGLGHRKILGDSKVIKKIIQFLEL; encoded by the coding sequence ATGTCAAACACACCTAAAAAGCATCGTCAATCGCTTAGAATACCTAAGCCTATATTAATTACTGTAAAAATATTGGAAGTTACTTCTCCCCGACTGGCTGCTAAATTTGCTATCAAATTATTTACAACTCCAATTAAATATAAGCTTCCTAAACGGGAAGAAGAAATGGATGCCAATAGCAAACAGGAACAGGTATATATCCCGGCTCTGGATAAAACAATCACGGTATACCATTACGGAGACAGTAACCGTAAAGTATTACTTGTACATGGTTGGAGTGGCCGCGGAACACAGCTTAGAAGTATTGCCGACAGATTACTTAAAAATGGATATTCTACTGTAAGTTTTGATGCTCCTGCACATGGTAAATCCGGTAGTAAAACAAGCGACATGACAGAGTTTATCGCGTGTATCCTCGAACTGGAAAAACAATTCGGTCCATTCGAATATGCAATCGGGCATTCGCTTGGCGCAATGGCTGTACTTAATGCTATTAAAAGAGGCCTAAAAGTTCATAAGGCGGTCACTATTGGCAGCGGTGACATAGTAAAAGATATTATGGATGACTTTTCAGAAAAATTAGGAATGAATATTGCTACCGGTAAGCTGATGATACGGTTGTTTGAAAAGAAATTCAATGAAACCATTAACAATTATTCGGCGTATATAGCAGCAAAGGATGTCACTATACCTGTGCTGGTTATTCATGATAAAGATGACGGCGATGTACCTTCTAGTGCGGCACACCATATCGCTGAACATCTGGCGAACGCCGAGTTGATGATTACTGAAGGATTAGGACACCGTAAAATTTTAGGCGACAGTAAAGTCATTAAAAAAATTATTCAATTTTTAGAATTATGA